The Streptomyces achromogenes genome window below encodes:
- the hrpA gene encoding ATP-dependent RNA helicase HrpA: MSTHPAPGASVPGTPAADGFAGLASRLAELSLRDAHRLGRRLEGARRIRKPEARAAVLAEIGAEVAQVEERAALRRGRVPAVSYPEQLPVSQKKDEIAAAIRDHQVVIVAGETGSGKTTQIPKICLELGRGVRGMIGHTQPRRIAARTVAERVAEELRTPLGEAVGWKVRFTDQVNPDATFVKLMTDGILLAEIQTDRELRAYDTIIIDEAHERSLNIDFLLGYLAQLLPRRPDLKVVITSATIDPERFSRHFGDAPIVEVSGRTYPVEVRYRPLLEEDSEDADRDQITAICDAVEELQAEGQGDILVFLSGEREIRDTADALEKKKFRFTEVLPLYARLSHAEQHRVFQQHTGRRIVLATNVAETSLTVPGIKYVIDPGFARISRYSHRTKVQRLPIEPISQASANQRKGRCGRTSDGICIRLYDEDDFLARPEFTDAEILRTNLASVILQMTAAGLGDIEKFPFIDPPDHRNIRDGVQLLQELNALDPAEKDPRRRLTQTGRKLAQLPVDPRLARMVLEADKNGCVREVMVIAAALSIQDPRERPADKQTQADQQHARFRDETSDFLAYLNLWRYVREQQKERGSSSFRRMCKQEYLNFLRIREWQDIYSQLRTVAKQMGIHLNEEDAPEQSVHVSLLAGLLSHIGMKDVKTAGGEGGKTTAKNEYLGARSAKFGIFPGSALFKKQPRFVMSAELVETSRLWARVNAKIEPEWVEPLAGHLLKRTYSEPRWEKDQAAVMADEKVTLYGVPIIAQRKVNYGRIDPETSRDLFIRNALVEGDWRTHHKFFSDNRRLLSEVEELEHRARRRDIVVDDETLFDFYDQRVPEHVVSGAHFDSWWKHARHEQPDLLDFEREMLIRESAEAVTKADYPDSWRQGPLKFRVTYQFEPGADADGVTVHIPLQVLNQVTDEGFDWQIPGLREEVVTELIRSLPKPIRRNYVPAPNFARRFLDQAVPLQEPLTTAMARELKRMVGVPFEADDFDWSRLPDHLKITFRIVDERRRKLAEDKDLESLKLRLKPKARQAISQAAAATAERQGGESLERSGLTDWTIGTLTRVFETRRAGQPVKAYPALVDDGPTANTVSVRLFDTEAEQAEAMWKGTRRLILRTIPVNPAKFASEKLTNVQKLALSANPHGSVQALFDDCAMAAADRLIADFGGPAWDEESYRKLYEKVRAEIVDTTVRAVSQVQQVLAAWQSCERRLKGLRSPVLLANLTDVRTQLDALVKPGFVTWAGLRRLPDLMRYLVAADRRLQQMPTGAQRDTARMEKVHEMQDEYAWLLEQLPAGRPVPQQVLEIRWMIEELRVSYFAHALGTAYPVSDKRIVKAIDAAAP, translated from the coding sequence ATGTCTACGCACCCCGCCCCCGGCGCCTCCGTTCCGGGCACACCCGCCGCCGACGGCTTCGCCGGCCTCGCCTCCCGCCTGGCCGAGCTGTCCCTGCGCGACGCGCACCGCCTCGGACGCAGGCTCGAAGGCGCACGCCGGATCCGCAAGCCGGAGGCCCGTGCCGCCGTCCTCGCCGAGATCGGGGCGGAGGTCGCACAGGTCGAGGAACGGGCGGCCCTGCGACGCGGCCGCGTGCCGGCCGTGTCGTACCCCGAGCAGCTTCCGGTCAGCCAGAAGAAGGACGAGATCGCGGCCGCCATCCGTGATCATCAGGTCGTCATCGTCGCCGGTGAGACCGGCTCCGGCAAGACCACGCAGATTCCCAAGATCTGTCTCGAGCTCGGGCGCGGCGTCCGCGGCATGATCGGGCACACCCAGCCCCGTCGTATCGCCGCCCGCACCGTGGCCGAGCGCGTCGCGGAGGAGCTGCGGACGCCGCTCGGCGAGGCCGTCGGCTGGAAGGTGCGGTTCACCGACCAGGTGAACCCGGACGCCACCTTCGTGAAGCTGATGACGGACGGCATCCTGCTCGCGGAGATCCAGACCGACCGCGAGCTGCGCGCCTACGACACGATCATCATCGACGAGGCCCATGAGCGGTCCCTCAACATCGACTTCCTGCTGGGCTACCTCGCCCAGCTCCTCCCGCGCCGCCCCGACCTCAAGGTCGTCATCACCTCCGCGACCATCGACCCGGAGCGCTTCTCCCGGCACTTCGGCGACGCCCCGATCGTGGAGGTCAGCGGGCGGACGTATCCGGTGGAGGTCCGCTACCGGCCGCTCCTCGAAGAGGACTCCGAGGACGCCGACCGCGACCAGATCACCGCCATCTGCGACGCGGTCGAGGAGCTCCAGGCCGAGGGGCAGGGCGACATCCTCGTCTTCCTCTCCGGCGAGCGGGAGATCCGCGACACGGCCGACGCGCTGGAGAAGAAGAAGTTCAGGTTCACCGAGGTGCTGCCCCTCTACGCCCGGCTCTCGCACGCCGAGCAGCACCGGGTGTTCCAGCAGCACACGGGCCGCAGGATCGTTCTGGCGACGAACGTGGCCGAGACGTCCCTGACCGTCCCGGGCATCAAGTACGTCATCGACCCCGGCTTCGCCCGCATCAGCCGCTACAGCCACCGCACCAAGGTCCAGCGCCTGCCCATCGAGCCGATCTCGCAGGCCAGCGCCAACCAGCGCAAGGGCCGCTGCGGCCGCACCAGCGACGGCATCTGCATCCGGCTGTACGACGAGGACGACTTCCTCGCCCGCCCCGAGTTCACGGACGCGGAGATCCTGCGCACCAACCTGGCGAGCGTCATCCTGCAGATGACCGCGGCCGGCCTCGGCGACATCGAGAAGTTCCCCTTCATCGACCCGCCGGACCACCGCAACATCCGCGACGGCGTCCAGCTCCTCCAGGAGCTGAACGCGCTGGACCCGGCCGAGAAGGACCCCCGCAGACGGCTCACCCAGACCGGCCGCAAGCTGGCCCAGCTGCCGGTCGACCCGCGCCTGGCCCGCATGGTCCTGGAGGCCGACAAGAACGGCTGTGTGCGCGAGGTCATGGTGATAGCCGCCGCGCTCTCCATCCAGGACCCGCGCGAGCGCCCGGCCGACAAGCAGACGCAGGCCGACCAGCAGCACGCCCGCTTCCGGGACGAGACGAGCGACTTCCTCGCCTACCTCAACCTGTGGCGGTACGTCCGCGAGCAGCAGAAGGAGCGGGGCTCCTCCTCCTTCCGGCGCATGTGCAAGCAGGAGTACCTGAACTTCCTGCGCATCCGTGAGTGGCAGGACATCTACTCGCAGCTGCGCACGGTCGCCAAGCAGATGGGCATTCACCTGAACGAGGAGGACGCGCCCGAGCAGAGCGTCCACGTCTCCCTCCTCGCGGGTCTGCTGTCCCACATCGGCATGAAGGACGTGAAGACCGCCGGAGGGGAGGGTGGGAAAACCACAGCCAAGAACGAGTACCTGGGCGCGCGGAGCGCCAAGTTCGGGATCTTCCCGGGGTCGGCCCTCTTCAAGAAGCAGCCCCGCTTCGTGATGTCCGCCGAGCTGGTGGAGACGAGCCGCCTGTGGGCCCGCGTCAACGCGAAGATCGAGCCCGAGTGGGTCGAGCCGCTCGCCGGGCACCTCCTGAAGCGGACGTACAGCGAGCCGCGCTGGGAGAAGGACCAGGCGGCCGTGATGGCGGACGAGAAGGTCACGCTGTACGGCGTCCCGATCATCGCCCAGCGCAAGGTCAACTACGGCCGGATCGACCCGGAGACCTCCCGCGACCTGTTCATCCGCAACGCGCTGGTGGAGGGCGACTGGCGCACGCACCACAAGTTCTTCTCCGACAACCGCCGGCTCCTCAGCGAGGTCGAGGAGCTGGAGCACCGCGCGCGGCGCCGGGACATCGTGGTCGACGACGAGACGCTGTTCGACTTCTACGACCAGCGGGTGCCGGAACACGTCGTCTCGGGGGCGCACTTCGACTCCTGGTGGAAGCACGCGCGGCACGAGCAGCCCGACCTCCTCGACTTCGAACGCGAGATGCTCATCCGGGAGTCGGCGGAGGCGGTCACCAAGGCCGACTATCCGGACTCCTGGCGGCAGGGCCCCCTGAAGTTCCGTGTCACGTACCAGTTCGAGCCGGGCGCGGACGCGGACGGCGTGACCGTCCACATCCCCCTCCAGGTGCTCAACCAGGTCACGGACGAGGGCTTCGACTGGCAGATCCCCGGACTGCGGGAGGAGGTCGTCACGGAGCTGATCCGTTCCCTCCCCAAGCCGATCCGGCGCAACTACGTGCCCGCGCCGAACTTCGCGAGGCGTTTCCTGGACCAGGCGGTCCCCTTGCAGGAGCCGCTGACGACCGCCATGGCCCGGGAGCTCAAACGGATGGTCGGCGTCCCCTTCGAGGCCGACGACTTCGACTGGTCACGGCTCCCCGACCATCTGAAGATCACGTTCCGGATCGTCGACGAGCGGCGCCGCAAGCTGGCCGAGGACAAGGACCTGGAGTCCCTGAAGCTGCGGCTGAAGCCGAAGGCACGGCAGGCCATCTCCCAGGCGGCCGCGGCCACCGCCGAACGGCAGGGCGGCGAGTCCCTGGAGCGCTCGGGCCTGACGGACTGGACGATCGGCACCCTCACCCGCGTCTTCGAGACCCGCCGCGCCGGCCAGCCGGTGAAGGCGTACCCGGCACTCGTCGACGACGGACCGACGGCGAACACCGTCTCCGTACGCCTCTTCGACACGGAGGCGGAACAGGCCGAGGCGATGTGGAAGGGCACCCGCCGGCTGATCCTGCGGACCATCCCCGTCAACCCGGCAAAGTTCGCATCCGAGAAGTTGACGAACGTTCAAAAGCTGGCGCTGTCCGCGAATCCGCACGGCTCCGTCCAGGCGCTGTTCGACGACTGCGCGATGGCCGCGGCGGACCGGCTGATCGCCGACTTCGGCGGGCCGGCCTGGGACGAGGAGTCGTACCGCAAGCTGTACGAGAAGGTGCGCGCGGAGATCGTCGACACGACCGTGCGGGCGGTCTCCCAGGTACAGCAGGTCCTCGCGGCCTGGCAGTCCTGTGAGCGCCGACTGAAGGGGCTGCGCAGCCCCGTGCTGCTGGCGAACCTCACGGACGTGCGCACCCAGCTGGACGCGCTCGTGAAGCCCGGCTTCGTGACCTGGGCGGGGCTGCGCCGGCTGCCCGACCTCATGCGCTACCTGGTGGCCGCGGACCGCAGGCTGCAGCAGATGCCGACCGGCGCGCAGCGGGACACCGCGCGCATGGAGAAGGTCCACGAGATGCAGGACGAGTACGCGTGGCTGCTGGAACAGCTGCCCGCGGGGCGGCCGGTGCCCCAGCAGGTCCTGGAGATCCGCTGGATGATCGAGGAGCTCCGGGTCAGCTATTTCGCCCACGCGCTGGGCACCGCGTACCCGGTCTCCGACAAGCGGATCGTGAAGGCGATCGACGCCGCGGCGCCGTGA
- a CDS encoding DUF6274 family protein: MTASVRHETRALLRAHLSAASSYRHLTRHCPICHRLLKLAMDGAPWAAQAPEEAAQGSAAGESPSPHGTDAAGAANPAPTSRAADTKGAPDVRPV; this comes from the coding sequence ATGACGGCATCGGTCAGGCACGAGACGCGGGCCCTGCTCCGCGCGCACCTGTCGGCCGCGTCGTCCTACCGGCACCTGACCCGCCACTGCCCGATCTGCCACCGCTTGCTGAAACTGGCGATGGACGGCGCGCCTTGGGCCGCCCAGGCCCCCGAAGAGGCCGCCCAGGGGAGCGCCGCGGGCGAGAGCCCCTCCCCGCACGGCACGGACGCGGCCGGCGCCGCGAACCCTGCCCCCACTTCCCGCGCGGCCGACACGAAGGGCGCCCCCGATGTCCGCCCGGTGTGA
- the bldC gene encoding developmental transcriptional regulator BldC: MTARTPDAEPLLTPAEVATMFRVDPKTVTRWAKAGKLTSIRTLGGHRRYREAEVRALLAGIPQQRSEA; encoded by the coding sequence ATGACCGCTCGCACCCCTGATGCTGAGCCGCTGCTGACCCCGGCTGAGGTCGCCACGATGTTCCGCGTCGACCCCAAGACGGTCACGCGGTGGGCGAAGGCCGGCAAGCTCACGTCGATCCGCACGCTCGGCGGGCATCGCCGTTATCGCGAGGCTGAGGTCCGCGCACTGCTCGCGGGTATCCCGCAGCAGCGCAGCGAGGCCTGA
- a CDS encoding Leu/Phe/Val dehydrogenase, protein MTDVSGAPADVLRTLFHSDQGGHEQVVLCQDRASGLKAVIALHSTALGPALGGTRFYPYATEAEAVADALNLARGMSYKNAMAGLDHGGGKAVIIGDPDTIKSEELLLAYGRFVASLGGRYVTACDVGTYVADMDVVARECRWTTGRSPENGGAGDSSVLTAFGVYQGMRASAQHLWGDPSLRGRTVGIAGVGKVGHHLVGHLREEGAQVVITDVRADAVHRVLERHPEGVTAVADTEALIRVEGLDIYAPCALGGALDDESVPVLTARIVCGAANNQLAHPGVEKDLADRGILYAPDYVVNAGGVIQVADELHGFDFDRCRAKAAKIFDTTLGIFARAKEDGIPPAAAADRIAEQRMHEAARARGW, encoded by the coding sequence GTGACCGACGTATCCGGCGCACCTGCTGATGTACTGCGCACCCTGTTCCACTCGGACCAGGGTGGTCATGAGCAAGTCGTGCTCTGCCAGGACCGTGCGAGCGGCCTCAAGGCCGTCATCGCCCTGCACTCCACCGCTCTGGGCCCCGCCCTCGGCGGCACCCGCTTCTATCCGTACGCGACCGAGGCGGAGGCCGTCGCCGACGCGCTGAACCTCGCGCGCGGGATGTCGTACAAGAACGCCATGGCCGGGCTGGACCACGGCGGCGGCAAGGCTGTGATCATCGGCGATCCCGACACGATCAAGTCCGAAGAGCTGCTGCTCGCGTACGGCCGTTTCGTGGCCTCCCTCGGCGGTCGCTATGTGACCGCCTGCGACGTCGGCACCTATGTCGCCGACATGGACGTCGTGGCGCGCGAGTGCCGCTGGACGACCGGGCGCTCGCCGGAGAACGGCGGCGCGGGCGACTCCTCGGTCCTGACCGCCTTCGGCGTCTACCAGGGCATGCGGGCCTCCGCACAGCACCTGTGGGGCGACCCGTCGCTGCGCGGCCGCACCGTCGGCATCGCGGGCGTCGGCAAGGTCGGCCACCACCTCGTCGGGCATCTGCGCGAGGAGGGCGCCCAGGTCGTGATCACGGACGTCCGCGCGGACGCGGTGCACAGGGTCCTCGAGCGGCATCCGGAGGGCGTGACGGCCGTCGCGGACACCGAGGCGCTGATCCGGGTCGAGGGTCTCGACATCTACGCCCCCTGCGCTCTCGGCGGGGCGCTCGACGACGAGTCGGTGCCGGTGCTGACGGCGAGAATCGTCTGCGGCGCGGCCAACAACCAGCTCGCCCACCCGGGCGTGGAGAAGGACCTCGCCGACCGCGGGATCCTCTACGCGCCGGACTACGTGGTGAACGCCGGCGGGGTCATCCAGGTCGCCGACGAGCTGCACGGCTTCGACTTCGACCGGTGCAGGGCGAAGGCGGCGAAGATCTTCGACACCACGCTCGGAATCTTCGCACGTGCGAAGGAGGACGGGATTCCGCCGGCCGCCGCAGCCGACCGGATCGCCGAGCAGCGGATGCACGAGGCGGCTCGGGCGCGCGGCTGGTGA
- a CDS encoding DUF3073 domain-containing protein — protein MGRGRAKAKQAKVARQLKYNSGGTDLSRLAEELGASPSNIPPNGQPFEDDDDEQDDDPYARYAELYGADDEDDGEDSSQHRRGA, from the coding sequence ATGGGGCGCGGCCGGGCCAAGGCCAAGCAAGCGAAGGTCGCCCGCCAGCTGAAGTACAACAGCGGCGGGACTGATCTCTCGCGCCTGGCCGAAGAGCTGGGCGCATCGCCATCGAACATTCCGCCGAACGGTCAACCGTTCGAGGATGATGACGATGAGCAGGACGACGACCCGTACGCACGGTACGCCGAGCTGTACGGGGCCGATGACGAGGATGACGGCGAGGACTCCTCGCAACACCGTCGCGGCGCTTGA
- the purM gene encoding phosphoribosylformylglycinamidine cyclo-ligase: MSETTGASYAAAGVDIEAGDRAVELMKEWVKKTQRPEVLGGLGGFAGLFDASALKRYERPLLASATDGVGTKVDIARRLGVFDTIGHDLVAMVMDDIVVCGAEPLFMTDYICVGKVHPERVAAIVKGIAEGCVLAGCALVGGETAEHPGLLGEDDFDVAGAGTGVVEADRLLGPDRIRTGDAVIAMAASGLHSNGYSLVRHVLLNQAGLSLDARIDELGRTLGEELLEPTKIYSLDCLALTRTTDVHAFSHITGGGLAANLARVIPDGLHAVVDRSTWTPAPIFDLVGRTGSVERLELEKTLNMGVGMMAIVPEESADVALATLADRGVEAWIAGEITGRGEHPTGAELVGDYAA, from the coding sequence ATGTCTGAGACAACTGGTGCCAGCTACGCAGCTGCGGGCGTCGACATCGAAGCCGGCGACCGCGCCGTGGAGCTGATGAAGGAGTGGGTGAAGAAGACGCAGCGCCCCGAGGTCCTGGGCGGCCTCGGCGGCTTCGCCGGCCTCTTCGACGCCTCCGCCCTCAAGCGCTACGAGCGACCCCTGCTCGCCTCCGCCACGGACGGCGTCGGCACGAAGGTCGACATCGCGCGCCGGCTCGGCGTGTTCGACACCATCGGCCACGACCTGGTCGCGATGGTCATGGACGACATCGTGGTGTGCGGCGCCGAACCGCTGTTCATGACCGACTACATCTGCGTCGGCAAGGTCCACCCGGAGCGGGTCGCCGCCATCGTCAAGGGCATCGCCGAGGGCTGTGTGCTCGCCGGCTGCGCCCTGGTCGGCGGCGAGACGGCCGAGCACCCGGGCCTCCTCGGCGAGGACGACTTCGACGTCGCCGGCGCCGGAACGGGCGTCGTGGAGGCCGACCGGCTGCTCGGCCCGGATCGCATCCGCACGGGTGACGCGGTGATCGCCATGGCGGCCTCCGGCCTTCACTCGAACGGGTACTCGCTGGTCCGGCATGTCCTGCTGAACCAGGCCGGCCTGTCCCTGGACGCGCGGATCGACGAGCTCGGCCGCACGCTCGGCGAGGAGCTCCTGGAGCCCACCAAGATCTACTCGCTGGACTGCCTGGCCCTCACCCGCACCACGGACGTGCACGCCTTCTCGCACATCACCGGAGGCGGTCTCGCGGCCAACCTGGCCCGCGTGATCCCTGACGGGCTGCACGCCGTCGTGGACCGCTCCACCTGGACCCCGGCGCCGATCTTCGACCTGGTCGGCAGGACCGGTTCGGTCGAGCGCCTGGAGCTGGAGAAGACCCTCAACATGGGCGTCGGCATGATGGCGATCGTGCCCGAGGAGTCGGCGGACGTCGCGCTCGCGACGCTGGCCGACCGCGGCGTCGAGGCCTGGATCGCCGGCGAGATCACCGGGCGCGGCGAACACCCGACCGGCGCGGAGCTGGTCGGGGACTACGCCGCGTAG
- the purF gene encoding amidophosphoribosyltransferase, with the protein MPRGDGRLSHDLLPGEKGPQDACGVFGVWAPGEEVAKLTYFGLYALQHRGQESAGIAVSNGSQILVFKDMGLVSQVFDETSLGSLQGHIAVGHARYSTTGASVWENAQPTFRATAHGSIALGHNGNLVNTAQLAEMVADLPKQEGRTPRVAATNDTDLLTALLAAQVDESGKPLTIEEAAHQVLPQVKGAFSLVFMDEHTLYAGRDPQGIRPLVLGRLERGWVVASESAALDICGAAYVREIEPGEFVAIDENGLRTSRFAEAKPKGCVFEYVYLARPDTDIAGRNVYLSRVEMGRKLAKEAPVDADLVIATPESGTPAAIGYAEASGIPFGAGLVKNAYVGRTFIQPSQTIRQLGIRLKLNPLKEVIKGKRLVVVDDSIVRGNTQRALVRMLREAGAAEVHIRISSPPVKWPCFFGIDFATRAELIANGMTIDEIGTSLGADSLSYISLEGMIEATTIAKPNLCRACFDGEYPMELPDPELLGKQLLETELAAGPAATAASDAIRRP; encoded by the coding sequence GTGCCACGTGGTGACGGTCGACTCAGTCATGATCTGCTCCCCGGTGAGAAGGGCCCCCAGGACGCCTGCGGCGTCTTCGGTGTCTGGGCTCCCGGTGAAGAGGTCGCCAAGCTCACTTACTTCGGGCTCTACGCCCTACAGCATCGAGGTCAGGAATCCGCGGGGATCGCGGTCAGCAACGGCTCGCAGATCCTCGTCTTCAAGGACATGGGCCTGGTGTCCCAGGTCTTCGACGAGACCTCACTCGGTTCGCTCCAGGGTCATATCGCGGTCGGTCACGCCCGCTACTCGACCACCGGCGCGTCCGTGTGGGAGAACGCCCAGCCGACGTTCCGCGCCACCGCGCACGGTTCGATCGCGCTCGGTCACAACGGAAACCTCGTCAACACCGCCCAGCTCGCCGAGATGGTCGCCGACCTGCCCAAGCAGGAGGGCCGCACCCCGCGCGTCGCGGCGACCAACGACACCGACCTGCTCACCGCCCTCCTCGCGGCCCAGGTCGACGAGAGCGGCAAGCCGCTGACCATCGAGGAGGCCGCCCACCAGGTCCTCCCGCAGGTCAAGGGCGCCTTCTCGCTCGTCTTCATGGACGAGCACACGCTCTACGCCGGTCGCGACCCGCAGGGCATCCGCCCGCTCGTCCTCGGCCGGCTGGAGCGCGGCTGGGTGGTCGCCTCCGAGTCCGCCGCCCTGGACATCTGCGGCGCCGCCTACGTCCGTGAGATCGAGCCCGGCGAGTTCGTCGCCATCGACGAGAACGGCCTGCGGACCTCCCGGTTCGCGGAAGCGAAGCCGAAGGGCTGTGTCTTCGAGTACGTGTACCTGGCTCGTCCGGACACCGACATCGCCGGGCGCAACGTGTACCTCTCCCGCGTGGAGATGGGCCGCAAGCTCGCCAAGGAAGCGCCGGTCGACGCCGATCTCGTCATAGCGACACCGGAGTCCGGCACCCCCGCCGCGATCGGCTACGCCGAGGCGTCGGGCATCCCCTTCGGCGCGGGCCTGGTGAAGAACGCCTACGTCGGCCGGACGTTCATCCAGCCCTCGCAGACCATCCGCCAGCTGGGCATCCGTCTGAAACTGAACCCGCTCAAGGAAGTCATCAAGGGCAAGCGCCTGGTCGTCGTCGACGACTCGATCGTGCGCGGCAACACCCAGCGGGCCCTGGTCCGGATGCTCCGTGAGGCGGGCGCGGCCGAGGTGCACATCCGTATCTCCTCGCCGCCCGTGAAGTGGCCCTGCTTCTTCGGCATCGACTTCGCCACGCGCGCGGAGCTGATCGCCAACGGCATGACCATCGACGAGATCGGCACCTCCCTGGGCGCCGACTCGCTCTCGTACATCTCCCTCGAAGGCATGATCGAGGCGACCACCATCGCCAAGCCGAACCTGTGCCGCGCCTGCTTCGACGGCGAGTACCCGATGGAGCTTCCCGATCCCGAGCTGCTCGGCAAGCAGCTCCTGGAGACCGAGCTGGCCGCCGGTCCGGCCGCCACGGCCGCGTCCGACGCGATCCGCCGTCCGTAG
- a CDS encoding META domain-containing protein, with product MSRQRHSPTHAHPYRRRTALTAAVLLVPLAAACGSEKAGGEQSGSGEVRVEQPVTGVRWNVDSVTVDGAVHRAPSGAYLEIEDGKAAGDYGCNHFTAKAAVQGDRVRFGDARSTRMACEEQRMAFERTLAGTLADGTLTAEVDGATLTLGTADGDQVRLTRE from the coding sequence ATGTCCAGGCAGAGGCACAGCCCCACGCACGCGCACCCGTACCGGCGCCGCACGGCGTTGACCGCCGCCGTCCTGCTCGTCCCGCTCGCCGCGGCCTGCGGCAGCGAGAAGGCGGGCGGCGAGCAGTCCGGCAGCGGGGAGGTGCGCGTGGAGCAGCCCGTCACCGGGGTCCGGTGGAACGTCGACAGCGTCACCGTCGACGGGGCCGTCCACCGCGCCCCCTCCGGCGCGTACCTCGAGATCGAGGACGGGAAGGCGGCGGGCGACTACGGCTGCAACCACTTCACCGCGAAGGCCGCCGTCCAGGGCGACCGCGTCCGGTTCGGCGACGCCCGGTCGACGAGGATGGCCTGCGAGGAACAGCGCATGGCGTTCGAGCGCACACTGGCCGGCACGCTCGCCGACGGGACCCTCACCGCCGAGGTCGACGGCGCCACGCTGACCCTCGGCACCGCCGACGGCGACCAGGTCCGGCTGACCAGGGAATGA
- a CDS encoding maleylpyruvate isomerase family mycothiol-dependent enzyme, which produces MPPAKKRARTYDPARTRAAVAAQFGNVRRAVGSLTPEQLALPTRLPGWTVRELAAHMTMAVETVSRNLDRDEPAKAELTLLEWPFATAARAADIGERTRELAAAEPDLDALYARTEERVAAALAAVPGDRLLATRTGAISLADYLVTRTVELVVHTDDLNAAVPGLDVPYDRQALAAATRLLADALAAKAPGGATEVRIPPYAVVQCVEGPRHTRGTPPNVVETDPLTWIRLAAGRVTWEDAVRQAKVAASGERADLTALLPLMA; this is translated from the coding sequence ATGCCACCCGCCAAGAAGCGCGCCCGCACCTACGACCCCGCCAGGACCCGTGCCGCGGTGGCGGCCCAGTTCGGGAACGTGCGGCGGGCTGTGGGCTCCCTCACGCCCGAGCAGCTCGCGCTGCCCACGCGGCTGCCGGGATGGACCGTGCGGGAGCTGGCCGCGCACATGACCATGGCGGTGGAGACCGTCAGCCGCAACCTCGACCGCGACGAACCCGCGAAGGCTGAGCTCACGCTCCTGGAGTGGCCGTTCGCCACCGCCGCCCGCGCGGCCGACATCGGCGAGCGCACCCGGGAGCTCGCCGCGGCCGAACCCGATCTGGACGCCCTCTACGCCCGCACCGAGGAGCGCGTCGCCGCCGCCCTCGCCGCCGTCCCCGGCGACCGGCTGCTGGCGACCCGCACCGGCGCCATCAGCCTGGCCGACTACCTCGTCACCCGCACCGTCGAGCTGGTCGTGCACACCGACGACCTGAACGCGGCCGTCCCCGGTCTGGACGTCCCCTACGACCGCCAGGCGCTCGCCGCCGCCACCCGGCTCCTCGCCGACGCCCTCGCCGCCAAGGCGCCCGGCGGCGCGACCGAGGTGCGGATCCCGCCGTACGCCGTCGTGCAGTGCGTCGAGGGTCCCCGGCACACCCGGGGCACCCCGCCCAACGTCGTCGAGACCGACCCGCTGACCTGGATCCGGCTGGCCGCCGGCCGGGTGACCTGGGAGGACGCCGTCCGGCAGGCGAAGGTCGCGGCTAGCGGCGAGCGGGCGGACCTCACGGCGCTGCTCCCCCTGATGGCCTGA